GTACTTATAACCTTGTGCACCTTCATCTTTATTCATTTCTTTTTTAGCTAGAAATGATTTATTACTTAGCGTTCCATTATTTCCTGAAAGCGTAAGATTACCAATGGTATTTAAATGTTTTTCCTTGAATAAAAAATACTCTTCTGATGATAAATCAGTACTCCAAACTTCATTTGGGTTTCTTGGGAAGATGTGTTCTATTGTAATATTTTCATTTGTAGTATTTACATGTTCTCGGTTGTTGTAGTTCTCGAGCATTTCAAACAGATAATTTCTGTTTTTTGGCTGGGTGTTGTACAAATCCTTATCCTTTAAAGCTGTTTTAATATCTTCATTGCTAGGGAATTTGGCACTTCCTTTCTTTTTAACTAACACTTTAGCAATAGAGTCATAATATTCCTCTGTATCTACCTCAGCATACAGGCTCATAAATATTTTATTTAAGGCATTAGTTGGTAAACCTACAACAAACCTTCTCCAAGCGTAGCTTTGAATCAATTTCAGGACTTTTATTAAATCCTCTTTGCTTAGCAAACCATTTTCTGCATCCTCAAATACTTGCAATAAAAAAGGGTAGGCTACATTTATTTCTAAACGATTGATGTATTCTAATTCTTTCCTGATGCTTGCATCTGAAACTGTCGATGGGTTTACTAATTTTTTATAGTGAATTGATAATGATTTTATGTTTTCTAATTCCTGATGGTAAGCCTCTTCTTTTTTGTTTGAATACAGACTTTTAAACTCCGCGTACACCTTATTTTTATTGGGTATTTTCTTGTTGCGTAGTGTTAGGTAATCTCTGATAAATTCTGAAACCAAAGAGCTTTGTTTTATTAGGTCTTTAGCATTTTCTTCGATAGGGTTCCATATGGTTTCAAAAATTCTATTTTGGTCTTTTGGAGGTAAGTCCATTAAAATGAAATTACGAATCAAATCTGATTGGGATAAATCTAATCCTGTTGAATTTAAACTCTCAAAAATACGCTGGGGATCGTCTTTGTCTCTTTCTAATGAAATTTCTACAAATATTAATCGATTTAAACCTCTTAGAATCACTTCAAAATTATCTTCGTTGATAGCGCTTCTGAAATAGTTGTAATTCTCAATCACATTTGAGAATGTACCAAATTCATTTTGTGTCCCTCGCATTATGGCTTGAAATGCTAATGAATTCGTATCTGTTTGTTTTAGCTTTAACTTGCTTGATTCATTTTGAACATATTGATTGGTCAAAAACATATTGTACAATCTGTCAGCATCCTGTGGTTTACTGTTTTCTTTTGCAAAACGATACAATGCCACATACAAAATATTGATAGTAGTCAATCGTTGTTGTCCATCTATAATTACCAATTCTTTTACTTCGCTGGTGCTATAAGTACCTTCGTGAACAAAGACTATGCTTCCAATAAAATGAGTTCCTCTATTTTCAGTTTCAACAGAGATAATATCGTTTAGTAATTCTTTGCACTCTTCATTTTTCCAATCGTAATTTCGCTGATATACTGGAATGACAAATTGTACATTAACGGCTTGTAAGAAGGTAATTATTGGTAATTCGTTTGCTTTCATAGTTATTTATTTTCTACAATCTAAATAATCTCCTAGCTCAATTATTTGTGATTTTTTTATTATAATTTGTAATATAATCTTTTATAGTTTCTTCATCATCTTTTAACTTGTCATCACTACTTGTCCAAACTTTTACTATTTTCTCAATATAAATCGGCTGATTATTTATCAAAATATTCCCAGTCTTACTAAAATCTCTAGCCAATAGATTCCATTTAATTAATATATCTTCTCTATTAGAAAAAGCTTTTATAAAAAAAGAAAACGTTCTAGTGTCGTTCTGTATTAGTGGTGAATTATTTATGGGTAAATATTTAATTTTTTTCTCTTCAGTATTTTCATAGGTAGTCCTATTAGCGTACATCATATTTTTTAATGATTCTGAAAGCATCCAATTAACATTAAATCCATCACTTATTTTCTCTACATTATTAGAAATTTCTAAATGTAACTTCCAATCTTCAATTACAATTGAGCCAGTGTTTTTAATAATAATATCTAACATACACCAAGTATGATTTGTTTCATTTGAACCATAAAGAGAAAAAGCCTTGGGCGAGATTATCATAAATGGTCGCATATTTAAAGGAGGGTTTCCTCTTACATTTTTTGTAATTGTCTTTTCAAACTTTGGGTTAATAGTTTCTTCAAATCTATTAAGTTCATTTACAAAAACTTCCGCGTCAAACTTCTCTCTGAAATTATTTTCATTAACATACCAATTAAAACTTTCTTTGTTATTTTCAATTAAATCCGCAATGTCTTCCCAGCAAAAAAGTAAAATTTTAAAGCTTCCTTTTTCCCTGCTTTCAGCATCAATTACTCTTATATATTCTTCAGTTTTACTATCTTTATTTGCTGTAGTTGCAATAATAAATACCTCTAATTTAGGTTCAAAAGTCCTAGCCTTGCTTAGCTCATTTTCAATCTCTTTAAGGTCTAATTTTGCATTTGAATAATCATCTTTACCTTTGGCTTGAATTCCAAAATAGTTGTTTTTTCCTTTTGGAACTCCATAAACATCAACACCTGATTGTGGTTGTCCAAGCCTTCCATTTTTTTTTATTTCAAAAGGGATTTCCCATAATTCACCCCATAACTTTTTACATAAGCTTTCAAAATCTTGCCAATGTTCAGGTTTTCTTATAGTTTTTTTCATATTTAACTATTTTCTACAGTATTTATCTCCTCCGCACTCAGCCCATATAACTCATAAACCATCATATCTATTTGTTGTTCTAAATCGCTAGTATCTGCTTTAGCGTCTTGGGATTTATGGAAAAGGATTTTATCTACAACTTTAGATATATTGTTTTTTGCTTTAATATAAGGCAAGTTTTCAATTTCATAAGAATTGACATTACTATTTGTACTAGTTGTTTTAAAAAGCCAATTATATAATCTTGAATTTAACAAGCCTAATAACTCTAATTTTTCTTCTTTACTGAAAGCATCTATTAAAAAATAATTACAAGAATGTCCACAGAATGAATTTTTATCTAAGAATGAAGCTTTGATTCTGTATTTTTCATTTACCCCAGTAATACCTTGCATAACAATTCTTTCAAAAGAATAATGATTTGATTTTGGAGAACTATTTTCGGATAAATATTCTTTTTTGTTAACGTATTCTATATTTCCTTGACTAGGTTTTTGAGTCA
The Flavobacterium sp. WC2421 genome window above contains:
- a CDS encoding DUF4268 domain-containing protein — its product is MKANELPIITFLQAVNVQFVIPVYQRNYDWKNEECKELLNDIISVETENRGTHFIGSIVFVHEGTYSTSEVKELVIIDGQQRLTTINILYVALYRFAKENSKPQDADRLYNMFLTNQYVQNESSKLKLKQTDTNSLAFQAIMRGTQNEFGTFSNVIENYNYFRSAINEDNFEVILRGLNRLIFVEISLERDKDDPQRIFESLNSTGLDLSQSDLIRNFILMDLPPKDQNRIFETIWNPIEENAKDLIKQSSLVSEFIRDYLTLRNKKIPNKNKVYAEFKSLYSNKKEEAYHQELENIKSLSIHYKKLVNPSTVSDASIRKELEYINRLEINVAYPFLLQVFEDAENGLLSKEDLIKVLKLIQSYAWRRFVVGLPTNALNKIFMSLYAEVDTEEYYDSIAKVLVKKKGSAKFPSNEDIKTALKDKDLYNTQPKNRNYLFEMLENYNNREHVNTTNENITIEHIFPRNPNEVWSTDLSSEEYFLFKEKHLNTIGNLTLSGNNGTLSNKSFLAKKEMNKDEGAQGYKYSRLWLNSYLQTIDNWDVSKYEDRLKRIYNRFLKIWEYPDVVILENEDSLDEQNIFDTESPKNKKLEYFIFENTKIEEDTVSQMYVYVIRSLYEKNSQLLVNNQEVFKITRNTSDFRSPQEVINGWFVEANMDSNNKFSSLKRLLTLFEMEEDLLIKYSSGNGNESEPNRFNVRKRYWQQLLPLIKNTALFANVNASKDHWIASGAGTAGVSFAFVATKSYVRIELSILTSSKEINKMYFKKLHKNKEVIEQEFGSTFFWEELPENKMSRIKIEKQEVNLFNESDWEIMNEFLVLNLPKFEKALQPYIKNLK